A single genomic interval of Flammeovirga agarivorans harbors:
- a CDS encoding family 16 glycosylhydrolase: MNKLIRIGTLCVASFVTTSVLAQSPYSDPNNKQGWTLNKEVSDEFNGASIDKDKWIVQGENDHYENNFKGRAPSQFVPHAVDVKNGHLVITTRWEPNFKFLKGQHKGYKYENITTGAIITKQKFKTGYMEIKCKPADAPLSSAFWFTGKGGELDLFEIFGKYPKDKHVEKLYHTSFHDWGKDRKDPLYGKTSWDNKAQLPYRLAADYHVYGCEWGEDFLKLYIDGQLIRCVTKEELGDKWVMNNEQKVWVDNEVFPWKVNPKKEDITEKGVEFLVDYVRVWQRKPSSDVSCEIHENVLENADFDNGLENWDIEGKVKLVNAKGKNEAGMNYIKLGAGKESTISRTVKLKPNTTYVLSASARAPMTNMKDIWQNGWLGVKAFGKKGQQPIIKYFKNEWYRQSIVFTTGQFANQTYIYFTNKWQKKEVHVDYFELTEVEAAPEVLDGK; this comes from the coding sequence ATGAACAAGTTAATCAGAATCGGTACACTGTGTGTGGCATCTTTTGTTACTACTTCGGTTTTAGCACAGTCTCCCTACTCTGATCCTAACAACAAACAAGGTTGGACACTTAACAAAGAGGTAAGTGATGAATTCAACGGAGCTTCTATTGATAAAGACAAATGGATCGTTCAGGGAGAAAACGACCACTATGAAAATAATTTTAAAGGAAGAGCACCTTCTCAATTTGTACCTCATGCAGTAGATGTAAAAAATGGGCACCTTGTGATCACTACTCGCTGGGAACCGAACTTTAAATTTCTAAAGGGGCAACATAAAGGTTATAAATATGAAAATATTACTACCGGAGCGATTATTACAAAACAGAAATTCAAGACGGGATACATGGAAATTAAATGTAAACCGGCTGATGCTCCTCTTTCTAGTGCTTTCTGGTTTACAGGTAAAGGTGGAGAATTAGACCTATTTGAGATTTTTGGTAAATATCCAAAAGATAAACATGTAGAAAAGTTGTATCACACTTCTTTTCATGATTGGGGCAAAGACAGAAAAGACCCTTTATATGGAAAAACTAGCTGGGATAATAAAGCACAATTACCGTATAGACTAGCGGCCGATTATCATGTATATGGTTGTGAGTGGGGTGAAGATTTCCTAAAGTTATATATCGATGGACAATTAATCCGATGCGTTACCAAAGAGGAATTGGGAGACAAATGGGTAATGAACAACGAACAAAAAGTTTGGGTTGATAACGAAGTGTTTCCATGGAAAGTGAATCCTAAAAAGGAAGATATCACTGAGAAAGGAGTAGAGTTTTTGGTGGATTATGTCCGCGTATGGCAAAGAAAACCATCTTCAGATGTTTCCTGTGAAATTCATGAGAATGTACTTGAAAATGCTGACTTCGACAATGGTTTAGAAAATTGGGATATTGAAGGAAAGGTGAAGCTTGTTAATGCTAAAGGTAAAAATGAGGCAGGTATGAATTATATCAAGCTTGGCGCTGGAAAAGAGTCTACCATTTCAAGAACAGTGAAATTAAAACCAAATACTACCTATGTGTTATCTGCTTCAGCTCGCGCTCCGATGACAAATATGAAAGACATTTGGCAGAACGGTTGGTTGGGTGTCAAGGCTTTTGGTAAAAAAGGGCAACAGCCAATTATTAAGTATTTTAAGAATGAATGGTACCGCCAAAGTATTGTTTTCACTACTGGGCAGTTTGCGAATCAAACTTATATCTACTTTACCAACAAATGGCAGAAAAAGGAAGTACATGTAGATTACTTCGAATTGACGGAAGTAGAAGCTGCACCGGAAGTATTGGATGGAAAATAG
- a CDS encoding PKD domain-containing protein, whose protein sequence is MKRNGLFLGMIMILLSNLLFAQDKPNILIIHTDEHNFKTISKYRELDMHSGDLTNEEYYNPWNATDVVTTPNMDRIGTEGAVSTKHYVTSPTCTPSRASLMTSMYPGSTGAARNDRPMNEDIKTFAHVLKDNGYSTSYVGKWHLEGKDDPANQVWGAGRNFGFDNIEWRIEKEHWTWYNEDGVPPYDWGEQGKPNGEWIYATEFYTNKAIEIMDKDISEDKPFCLLVSIPDPHTPNHSAPEYQDWCRNVNFTAPYTYDLTYDTEGVRPNWADKENNNDVHPHSHRYSEFDEFYMQEYWGMVKAVDDNIGRMFDLLEEKGQLDNTIIVYTVDHGDMLFEYSRINKGVPYESSAKVPFMIRYPKKIPSGKVVTTPHVNVDVGPTLLSLAGLPTMEDVHGQDISRLYTSEELMVTEEDTVFITEDAGWWVSAATTRFKLVLSNKDNPYLIDLKVDPLETTNQLVDTEGENYAMYREKALELEASLKHKMIQKNELYGAGIKFLIWMTTGPVIPDPPAVEVSDLPLNKDLFGFEGTAVVDGTAKRWSMGASNDFSITDEKAATGNSSLRFYHTSALTGNGGAAHAPAGMVKLAAGKFTFKAKVFIEEGSAANRFRLFLKNPNNTLDPFTLPSTTGSWVDVSYDFTMDQGTSDEGTFSIVIQPGDATNNGGTFSDVYFDDIEIVENIPLPYLGLDPVLFGFEGSQLIDNEEKNWTIGSNGAAYSQEEKASGNRSLNMSNVSLVNALTSSAVHSPIKSIYMNEGDYELSLKVKAKENNKIKQFDIILKDNKQQSLFIQNTFDISSVTESDGWVTLKKTFTFNKESDPNNGQMTIRIREVDLNPEGEGFLFLDDIRLVKVQNDNGGGTDPADETPLDIANAPEDLNYINSHLFGFEGPTLIDLGSGKVRVRWTGDSSFGIVNINGAPHGHRVMRFKNEGTLPKNQSVYVDKNSANLPTDRDVEFSMKVFIEEGSTVQKIRVTDLTSPIMQFDVSGVERNKWVTLKSIISPDNHNASKRVKLQIQPVEAGDNNIIYFDEVRVADVMEEVAGGCMNNEKSLINTCDFGFEQNTADWASNAIYSVTDEMAWGGSSALKVQIDEEITSGNLNHTPKTAIMPNVTINEENVVVNFRMYIDGASTLSQFLLLAKFDGNTPQTFTLPLTDIIRDKWVSINATFTVKDFDTSSVLNWIGFRFNSSTEGTGTIYFDDVKAVVQSEYVADGLRDVTFTVKDTQGNPIEDALVSVEGFIGGSTDSNGQVVVKSSNINGKSFTVSKTGYNTVASSYTVFNEDIAVDVVLPIFVPERYAYTLMIKDENGQPLSGVDVVDNTTDQVYTSDVRGAVVFTGLLENDVIDYSINHEGFSAEANQVTIGVEDVVNTVTLVKQLLAPIADFTANRTEGDDPLTVSFTDKSTNDPTSWLWTFGDGTTSDEQHPFHTYQEAGVYTVTLKAMNETGEDEASMEDYISAGLFPVAGFETDQTTVDLGTAIQFTDTSTGSPTSWLWNFGDESTSVEQHPSHTYENAGTYSIKLTVGNEDGEDLIMMLDYITVNEIPEVTAGFEFAVDNASSKTYHFTDISSGNPTSWLWTFGDGTTSDEQNPSHTYANAGEYKVMLQVENENGTSSSEETIVVTALTFSDVYANDFEEFDEAESLLDDARAEDRKFHYIAFQQAELARTLTTVVEGENKFMRYGDSETTASANGQIRTNTVISFVAGKKYQLTMRTRGLAIHFPLIMDTETNSPRFRGDQINIGNATDWYTHTLEFETTEDFDATIAIGRNWYGILDIDDISLVEVEEEVEQPEALNAAITVSSTSVMINEAVQFTDATTGNPTGWTWDFGDDQFSTEQNPTHTYTTKGEYTVTLTVLNDASSSSSATVKILVSEESVVVTAPVAAFSVSETNIEENESVQFTDASSDATSWAWDFGDGETSSEQNPTHTYTTAGTYSVKLTVTNEAGSSTETKTDLIQVANTTPTSVALEEAGIKLFPNPTTEEVNIVSSKVVKVSIYNISGQKMKSLDKNDESMTISVRDLNKGMYIFMLSTKDGRRITTKVQVK, encoded by the coding sequence ATGAAAAGAAATGGACTTTTTTTGGGGATGATTATGATCTTGTTGTCAAATCTTCTTTTTGCTCAAGACAAACCCAATATACTTATTATTCATACTGATGAGCATAACTTTAAAACCATCAGTAAATACCGAGAACTAGATATGCATAGTGGGGACCTCACCAATGAGGAATATTATAACCCATGGAATGCTACCGATGTAGTTACTACTCCAAACATGGACCGTATTGGTACGGAAGGAGCAGTGAGTACAAAACACTATGTAACTTCTCCGACTTGTACACCTTCTAGAGCATCATTAATGACGTCAATGTACCCAGGTTCAACAGGAGCAGCAAGAAATGACAGACCGATGAACGAGGATATTAAAACGTTTGCTCATGTTTTGAAAGACAATGGTTACAGTACTTCTTATGTAGGAAAGTGGCACTTGGAAGGGAAAGACGACCCAGCCAACCAAGTTTGGGGTGCTGGTAGAAACTTCGGTTTTGATAACATCGAATGGCGTATTGAAAAAGAACACTGGACTTGGTACAACGAAGATGGTGTGCCTCCATACGATTGGGGAGAGCAAGGAAAACCAAACGGAGAGTGGATTTATGCTACAGAGTTCTATACGAACAAAGCAATAGAAATTATGGACAAAGACATTTCAGAAGACAAACCTTTCTGTTTGTTGGTGTCTATTCCAGATCCCCATACACCAAATCACTCTGCTCCAGAATACCAAGATTGGTGTCGAAATGTAAACTTTACTGCTCCATACACTTATGATCTTACTTATGATACAGAAGGAGTAAGACCAAATTGGGCTGATAAAGAAAATAATAACGATGTACATCCTCATTCGCACCGTTATAGCGAATTCGATGAATTCTATATGCAAGAATATTGGGGTATGGTAAAAGCAGTAGATGATAACATCGGTAGAATGTTTGACCTACTGGAAGAAAAAGGACAACTAGATAATACGATTATTGTATATACTGTAGATCATGGAGACATGCTTTTTGAATACAGCCGTATTAATAAAGGGGTACCTTACGAAAGTTCTGCAAAAGTCCCATTTATGATTCGTTACCCAAAGAAAATTCCTAGTGGAAAAGTGGTAACAACACCGCATGTAAATGTTGATGTAGGACCTACCTTATTAAGCCTTGCAGGTCTTCCAACAATGGAGGATGTGCATGGACAAGATATTTCTCGTCTTTACACAAGTGAAGAGCTAATGGTTACTGAAGAAGACACCGTTTTCATTACTGAAGATGCAGGGTGGTGGGTGTCTGCTGCGACGACTCGCTTTAAGTTAGTATTAAGTAATAAGGACAACCCTTATCTTATCGATTTAAAAGTTGATCCATTAGAAACAACCAACCAATTGGTAGATACGGAAGGTGAAAATTATGCAATGTATAGAGAGAAAGCTTTAGAATTAGAAGCGAGCTTAAAGCATAAAATGATCCAAAAGAATGAGCTATATGGTGCTGGTATTAAGTTCTTAATTTGGATGACAACAGGTCCTGTTATTCCAGACCCTCCTGCAGTAGAAGTTTCAGATTTACCTCTAAACAAAGATTTATTTGGGTTTGAAGGTACTGCGGTTGTAGATGGTACTGCTAAAAGATGGTCTATGGGAGCAAGCAACGACTTCTCGATCACTGATGAAAAAGCAGCTACAGGTAATAGTAGTTTACGTTTCTATCATACTTCTGCCTTAACAGGTAATGGAGGTGCAGCTCATGCTCCTGCAGGTATGGTAAAATTAGCGGCAGGGAAATTTACATTCAAAGCAAAAGTCTTTATTGAGGAAGGTAGTGCTGCGAATCGTTTCAGACTTTTCCTGAAAAACCCGAACAATACTTTAGATCCTTTTACTCTACCTAGTACAACAGGTTCTTGGGTAGATGTGAGTTATGATTTTACGATGGATCAAGGTACTTCTGATGAAGGAACGTTCTCAATTGTTATCCAGCCAGGTGATGCTACAAATAATGGAGGAACATTCTCTGATGTTTATTTTGATGATATTGAGATTGTTGAAAATATTCCATTACCATACCTTGGTTTAGATCCTGTTTTATTTGGTTTCGAAGGAAGTCAATTAATTGATAATGAAGAGAAAAATTGGACGATTGGATCTAATGGAGCAGCATATTCACAAGAAGAAAAAGCATCAGGAAACAGAAGTTTGAACATGTCTAATGTTTCTTTGGTGAATGCATTGACATCTTCTGCAGTTCACTCGCCTATCAAGTCGATTTATATGAACGAAGGGGATTATGAACTTTCATTGAAAGTAAAGGCAAAAGAAAATAACAAGATCAAACAATTTGATATCATCCTAAAGGATAACAAACAACAAAGTTTATTTATTCAGAATACGTTTGATATCTCATCAGTAACAGAATCTGATGGTTGGGTGACCTTGAAAAAGACATTTACTTTCAATAAAGAAAGTGATCCTAATAATGGACAGATGACAATTAGAATCCGAGAGGTTGATTTAAACCCTGAAGGGGAAGGTTTCTTGTTCTTGGATGATATACGCTTAGTAAAAGTGCAAAATGATAATGGCGGAGGAACAGATCCTGCTGATGAAACGCCACTTGATATTGCAAATGCTCCAGAAGATCTTAATTATATCAATTCTCACTTATTTGGCTTTGAAGGTCCTACATTAATTGATTTAGGAAGTGGTAAGGTAAGAGTAAGATGGACAGGAGATAGCAGTTTTGGTATTGTAAATATTAATGGTGCACCTCATGGCCATAGAGTCATGCGTTTTAAGAATGAAGGTACATTACCAAAAAATCAATCAGTTTATGTAGATAAAAATTCTGCCAATTTACCGACTGATAGAGATGTTGAATTCTCTATGAAAGTGTTTATTGAAGAAGGAAGCACTGTTCAGAAAATTAGAGTGACTGATCTAACTTCTCCGATAATGCAATTCGATGTATCTGGGGTGGAGAGAAATAAATGGGTAACACTGAAAAGTATCATTTCTCCAGATAATCATAATGCATCTAAGCGTGTGAAGTTACAGATTCAACCGGTAGAGGCGGGAGATAATAACATCATTTATTTTGATGAGGTTAGAGTAGCAGATGTTATGGAAGAAGTAGCAGGTGGATGTATGAATAATGAGAAATCGTTGATCAATACTTGTGATTTTGGTTTTGAACAAAACACTGCGGATTGGGCATCTAATGCGATCTATTCTGTTACAGATGAAATGGCATGGGGTGGTAGTAGTGCCTTAAAAGTGCAAATCGATGAAGAGATTACATCAGGCAATTTGAATCATACTCCGAAGACAGCGATTATGCCTAATGTGACTATCAACGAAGAAAATGTTGTAGTAAACTTTAGAATGTATATCGATGGAGCATCTACTCTTAGTCAATTCTTACTATTAGCAAAATTTGATGGAAATACTCCTCAAACATTTACGCTACCATTAACAGATATCATAAGAGACAAGTGGGTTTCAATCAATGCAACATTTACTGTGAAGGATTTTGATACATCATCGGTATTGAATTGGATAGGGTTCCGTTTCAATTCGTCAACAGAAGGTACAGGTACCATCTATTTTGATGATGTAAAAGCAGTCGTTCAGAGTGAATATGTAGCAGATGGATTAAGAGATGTGACCTTTACGGTAAAAGATACGCAAGGAAATCCTATTGAAGATGCTCTTGTCAGTGTTGAAGGATTTATTGGAGGATCTACAGATAGTAATGGGCAGGTAGTTGTCAAATCATCTAACATCAATGGTAAATCATTTACTGTATCAAAAACAGGGTACAATACAGTGGCATCATCTTATACTGTTTTCAATGAAGATATCGCTGTCGATGTGGTATTGCCAATATTTGTTCCTGAAAGGTATGCATATACATTAATGATCAAAGATGAGAATGGACAACCATTATCGGGAGTAGATGTAGTGGATAATACTACGGATCAAGTGTATACTTCAGATGTAAGAGGTGCAGTTGTATTTACAGGGTTATTAGAGAACGATGTTATTGACTATTCTATTAATCATGAAGGTTTCTCAGCTGAAGCTAATCAAGTAACGATAGGAGTAGAAGATGTTGTTAATACAGTAACATTAGTAAAACAATTATTAGCACCAATCGCAGATTTCACTGCGAATAGAACTGAAGGTGATGATCCATTAACGGTAAGCTTCACAGACAAATCAACCAATGACCCTACCTCATGGTTATGGACCTTTGGTGATGGTACAACTTCTGATGAGCAGCATCCATTCCATACTTACCAAGAAGCGGGAGTATATACGGTGACATTAAAAGCAATGAATGAAACCGGAGAGGATGAGGCAAGTATGGAAGACTATATCTCTGCTGGTTTATTCCCTGTGGCTGGGTTTGAAACAGATCAAACTACAGTTGATTTAGGTACAGCTATTCAGTTTACAGATACTTCTACAGGATCACCTACTTCATGGTTATGGAATTTTGGAGATGAATCAACTTCTGTTGAACAACACCCATCACATACTTATGAAAATGCAGGTACGTATTCTATTAAGTTGACGGTTGGTAATGAAGATGGAGAAGATTTAATAATGATGTTGGATTACATTACTGTAAATGAAATTCCAGAAGTAACAGCAGGTTTTGAGTTTGCAGTGGATAATGCTTCATCAAAAACATATCACTTTACAGATATTTCTTCAGGAAACCCTACCTCATGGTTATGGACTTTTGGTGATGGTACAACTTCTGACGAACAAAACCCATCGCACACTTATGCCAATGCAGGTGAGTATAAAGTGATGTTACAAGTAGAAAATGAAAACGGTACATCATCATCAGAAGAAACAATTGTAGTAACAGCACTAACTTTCTCTGATGTTTATGCGAATGACTTTGAAGAATTTGATGAAGCAGAGTCATTGTTAGATGATGCTAGAGCAGAAGATAGAAAGTTCCATTACATTGCTTTCCAACAAGCAGAATTGGCAAGAACTTTAACTACTGTGGTAGAAGGTGAAAACAAGTTTATGCGATATGGTGACAGTGAGACGACGGCGTCTGCGAATGGCCAGATCAGAACAAACACTGTAATTTCTTTTGTGGCAGGTAAGAAGTATCAATTAACAATGAGAACTAGAGGTCTTGCGATCCACTTCCCATTAATTATGGATACGGAAACAAATTCTCCAAGATTCAGAGGTGACCAAATTAATATCGGTAACGCTACAGATTGGTACACACATACTTTAGAGTTTGAAACAACAGAGGACTTTGATGCGACAATCGCTATCGGCAGAAACTGGTACGGAATCTTGGATATTGATGATATCTCATTAGTAGAAGTTGAAGAGGAGGTAGAACAACCTGAAGCATTGAATGCAGCAATTACAGTATCATCTACTTCTGTGATGATTAATGAGGCTGTTCAATTTACAGATGCAACGACAGGTAATCCTACAGGCTGGACATGGGACTTTGGTGATGACCAATTCTCTACAGAACAAAATCCGACACATACCTATACTACTAAGGGAGAATATACAGTAACCTTAACAGTATTAAATGATGCATCGTCGAGTTCATCTGCTACAGTGAAAATCCTAGTTAGTGAAGAAAGTGTTGTTGTAACCGCACCTGTTGCAGCATTCTCAGTATCTGAAACAAATATTGAAGAAAATGAATCAGTACAGTTTACAGATGCTTCTTCAGATGCTACCTCTTGGGCATGGGATTTTGGTGATGGTGAAACTTCATCGGAACAAAACCCAACGCATACTTATACCACTGCAGGAACTTATTCTGTCAAACTAACAGTGACAAATGAAGCGGGTTCTTCTACGGAAACAAAAACAGACCTTATTCAGGTTGCTAACACTACACCAACTTCAGTTGCATTAGAGGAAGCAGGAATTAAATTATTCCCTAATCCAACAACAGAAGAAGTAAATATTGTTTCTTCAAAAGTAGTGAAAGTAAGTATTTACAATATTTCAGGTCAGAAAATGAAGTCATTGGATAAAAATGATGAATCGATGACAATTTCTGTTCGAGATCTAAATAAAGGAATGTACATCTTTATGCTATCTACAAAAGATGGTAGAAGAATAACAACTAAAGTTCAAGTGAAATAG
- a CDS encoding T9SS type A sorting domain-containing protein: MKTNLILLLLLFNTFCFGQNTVYENDFSGYTVGDNLVDAGEFLLQEMQDPNDEQDVTLVIGEEESNNHLVYDTPGAAVSRNTNIRITQEITFKAGVEYTLTARSKGPFARGLRVINVATDGPAHAETNYTAGNNDELKVLWHNHSLVFTPAEDFVGLIAMFRGWNGELMVDDILLKDNLPLEEEEEEPAPEDEVFYVYTNEFQTYSDGENLLASDFKLDVFQLPELTRTLTVNEESGDKYATLEIEGATASANTLISVSQDIQLKSGIEYTLKADTRGPFTRDIRILEKGGGVMFTSDAYNAKNDAETRDAWYSHTLTFTPDRDFTGQISVLRSYYGTLDINNITLSTLSAEALNQETPIDPDALYQNNFADYTNNQDLVGDAEDFSFVAFKNLEGERTLKVINDQGNNIARYETPGATVDANTNIQVAQQLEVLAGKKYTYSALTRGKFERDIKVINVATGMAAYSSTPYNAMNDDALAAVWQELSVTFIPDADMEILLVINRKWNGTLDIDDIKLVEIPLEEETELDDTADYHNNFANYDEETTVDTDFNFVKVQQEDAVRTLEIGTQDNNSFLRFDTPDVTGDAETLIYTTADFDFVLGTTYTLTVRNRGAYMKNLAVLMSDDLSIAYENRGHNAGASDDALQVWYDDTLTFTPTEDFTGKLAIGRETNGILEIDDLKLVSVVNDDDEDDTPVEEEEEDEDETPVDEEEEEDEDEDETPNDDEETPEDEENPDGDVTSLEDLASEISIYPLPTTSKINLKLESSNPISIIVSNANGTVVQRIDSLQISNNGVGTLNLENTLNNGVYFMKITDGDKQVVKRIILMR, encoded by the coding sequence ATGAAAACAAATCTAATACTGTTACTATTACTATTTAATACCTTCTGTTTTGGACAGAATACGGTATATGAAAACGACTTCAGTGGATATACTGTTGGGGACAATCTGGTAGATGCTGGAGAGTTTTTATTGCAAGAAATGCAAGACCCAAATGATGAACAAGATGTAACTTTGGTTATCGGAGAGGAAGAATCTAATAACCATTTAGTTTACGATACTCCAGGAGCTGCTGTTTCAAGAAACACTAATATTAGAATTACTCAAGAAATAACGTTCAAAGCAGGAGTAGAATATACTTTAACAGCAAGATCAAAAGGTCCTTTTGCAAGAGGACTAAGAGTTATTAATGTGGCAACAGATGGACCTGCACATGCAGAGACCAATTATACTGCAGGTAATAATGATGAGCTTAAAGTATTATGGCATAACCACTCCCTAGTTTTTACACCAGCAGAGGATTTTGTTGGTTTGATTGCAATGTTTAGAGGTTGGAATGGAGAATTAATGGTGGATGATATCTTGTTAAAGGATAACCTACCTTTAGAAGAAGAGGAAGAAGAACCTGCACCAGAAGATGAGGTTTTTTATGTTTATACGAATGAATTTCAAACTTACTCAGACGGCGAAAATCTTTTAGCTAGTGATTTCAAGCTTGATGTATTCCAATTACCTGAATTAACAAGAACATTAACGGTAAATGAAGAGTCAGGAGATAAGTACGCTACTTTAGAAATTGAAGGTGCAACTGCTTCTGCAAATACATTGATAAGTGTATCACAAGATATCCAATTGAAATCAGGTATTGAATATACACTAAAGGCTGATACAAGAGGTCCTTTCACAAGAGATATCAGAATCTTAGAAAAAGGTGGTGGAGTAATGTTTACTTCAGATGCTTATAACGCTAAGAATGATGCTGAAACAAGAGACGCATGGTATTCTCATACTTTAACGTTTACTCCAGATAGAGACTTTACAGGTCAGATTTCAGTATTAAGATCATATTATGGTACATTAGATATTAATAATATCACCCTTTCTACATTATCTGCTGAGGCATTAAATCAAGAAACACCAATTGACCCTGATGCATTATACCAAAATAACTTTGCAGATTATACAAACAACCAAGACCTTGTAGGTGATGCTGAGGATTTCTCTTTTGTAGCCTTCAAAAATTTAGAGGGAGAACGTACTTTGAAAGTGATCAACGATCAAGGAAATAATATTGCTCGTTATGAAACTCCAGGTGCTACAGTTGATGCCAATACGAATATTCAAGTAGCACAACAACTTGAAGTACTAGCAGGTAAAAAATATACTTATTCAGCGCTTACTAGAGGTAAATTTGAAAGAGATATTAAAGTAATTAATGTTGCGACTGGTATGGCTGCTTACAGTAGTACTCCATATAACGCAATGAACGACGATGCATTAGCGGCTGTTTGGCAAGAGTTATCCGTTACTTTCATCCCTGATGCTGATATGGAAATCTTGTTGGTAATTAACAGAAAGTGGAATGGTACTTTAGATATCGATGATATCAAATTAGTTGAGATTCCATTAGAAGAAGAAACAGAATTGGATGACACTGCAGATTATCATAATAACTTTGCGAATTATGATGAGGAAACTACAGTTGATACAGATTTTAATTTTGTGAAAGTACAACAAGAAGATGCCGTTAGAACTCTTGAAATTGGAACACAAGACAATAACAGCTTCTTACGTTTTGATACTCCTGATGTGACAGGTGATGCTGAAACATTAATTTATACTACTGCTGATTTTGATTTCGTATTGGGAACAACTTATACTTTAACAGTAAGAAATAGAGGTGCTTATATGAAGAATTTAGCGGTTCTAATGAGCGACGACCTTTCAATTGCATACGAAAACAGAGGACATAACGCTGGTGCATCAGATGATGCATTACAAGTATGGTATGATGATACTTTAACGTTTACGCCGACAGAAGACTTTACAGGTAAGCTTGCGATCGGTAGAGAAACAAATGGCATTTTAGAAATTGACGACCTTAAATTAGTAAGTGTTGTTAATGATGACGACGAAGATGATACTCCGGTAGAAGAGGAGGAAGAAGATGAAGACGAGACTCCTGTAGACGAAGAAGAAGAGGAGGACGAGGATGAGGATGAAACACCTAATGATGATGAAGAAACTCCTGAGGATGAGGAGAATCCTGACGGTGATGTGACATCATTAGAAGATTTAGCTTCAGAAATCTCAATTTATCCACTACCGACAACTTCTAAAATCAACCTGAAGTTAGAAAGCTCTAATCCTATCTCGATTATAGTTTCTAATGCCAACGGTACTGTTGTACAACGTATCGATTCACTTCAGATTTCAAACAACGGAGTAGGTACTCTTAATTTAGAAAACACATTAAACAACGGTGTGTACTTTATGAAAATTACAGATGGAGACAAACAAGTTGTTAAACGTATTATCTTGATGAGATAA